Proteins encoded by one window of Marixanthomonas sp. SCSIO 43207:
- a CDS encoding response regulator transcription factor, whose amino-acid sequence MTERTIITADDHPLLLKGLNDFLLEKGYNIIGSAHDGRDAYNLIAKEKPSIAILDIQMPHMSGIEIAKKCKENNIATKIVLITLHKEKELYIKAQELNIFGYVLKEFALEEIENCINTVTLGDKYFSPKIKELLDGILFSDSSLNALTPSEKKILKLIANDKTNKEIASLLFISHRTVEKHRSNIISKLNLEPKTNSLLIWAKENYDKMM is encoded by the coding sequence ATGACAGAAAGAACCATCATAACAGCAGATGACCATCCACTTTTATTAAAAGGTCTTAATGATTTTTTATTAGAAAAAGGATATAATATTATTGGAAGCGCTCACGACGGAAGAGACGCTTATAATTTAATTGCTAAAGAAAAACCTAGTATAGCTATACTAGACATTCAAATGCCACATATGTCTGGTATTGAAATAGCAAAAAAATGTAAAGAAAATAATATTGCAACAAAGATTGTTCTTATTACACTTCACAAAGAAAAAGAACTTTACATTAAAGCTCAAGAGTTGAATATTTTTGGGTACGTTTTAAAAGAATTTGCCCTTGAAGAAATTGAAAATTGCATTAATACTGTTACTCTAGGCGATAAGTATTTCAGTCCTAAAATTAAAGAATTACTTGACGGCATTCTTTTTTCAGACAGCTCGTTAAATGCTTTGACTCCTTCAGAAAAGAAGATTTTAAAACTTATAGCTAATGACAAAACTAATAAAGAAATAGCCTCTCTTCTTTTTATATCTCACCGTACTGTTGAAAAACACCGAAGCAATATTATATCAAAATTAAATCTTGAACCCAAGACAAATAGTTTGCTTATTTGGGCTAAAGAAAATTATGATAAAATGATGTAA